CCCATCAGATGCCTGGGTTCTGTCAACACCCAGTGGGTTGCTGAAGCCATGAGTAAGGGAATGGACGGAGTACTCCTCCTTGGCTGCAAATACGGTGACGACTATCAGTGTCACTTCATCAAAGGCAGCGAGCTCTGCAACAAGAGAATGGACAATATCGGCGAGACTCTGGAAAGGCTCCAGGTTGAAGCTGAAAGGGTTCAGCAGAAGCAGATCTCCATTGATGAGTACGACAAGATACCGCAAATTATTGATGACTTCATTGAAGAGATTGAAGGCTACGGTCCAAATCCATACAAGGGCTTCTAGGAGGTTTATAGATGGCAACTAGAATCGAACCAAATGTTCAATTTATCCGGGAAATGCAGGCAGCCGGAGGTGAATCACTTAAAAAGTGTTACCAGTGTGCGACCTGCAGCGTGATCTGTCCGCTCTCTCCGGAGGAGGCGCCCTTTCCAAGAAAGGAGATGGTCTGGGCCCAATGGGGTCTGAAGGACAAACTGGTCAATGATATTGATATATGGCTGTGCCATAACTGTGGAGAGTGTTCGGACAATTGTCCCCGCGGGGCCAAACCCGGGGATCTGCTGGCTGCCCTGAGAAATATGGCTTACAAGTCTCTGGCCAAGCCCGCTGTTATCGGCGAGTGGATGAGTTCAGCCAAGTACCTGCCAATCCTTTTTGGTATCCCGGCAGCTCTGTTCCTGATAGTCTGGGCCATAACTACCGGCCTGACCATCCCAGACGGTGAGATCATATTCGCCAAGGTCTATCCGACCTTGCAGACCATTGATCCTATTTTTATCCTGACTGTCCTGTTTGTTGTGTTTACCTTTGCCACGTCCATCGGGAGGATGTTTTCATCCTTCAAAGCGGCCGGGCTTACGCCCAAGGAAGACGCACCTGGTTTCCTGGCCTCTCTGATTGCGGTGATCAAGGATGAGATCATCAACCATCGCAAATTCAAGGACTGTGAATCCAATAAAGATCGCTACCCCGGCCATCTGCTCGTATTCTACGGATTTGTGGCTCTGGCAGCGGTTACCGGAATAATCGCATTCTTCTACTGGACCAACAAGCTGATGGGGTTTGGCATGACCACTCCTCTGGCCATGTGGAATCCGGTCAAGATACTGGCCAATGTCGGTGGTATAGCCCTGATCATCGGTCTGGTACTTATCACCAGGAACAGGCTCAATGCTGATCCTAAGAAGACAACCAATTCCTATTATGACTGGTACCTCATCGGTGTGATCTGGTTTGTCGTGGTCACCGGCTTTCTGTCCCAGATCTTCAGACTGGCCGATGCTGCTGCACCAGCATATATGGTCTACTACCTGCATCTGGTAAGTGTCTTCATGCTTTTTGCCTACCTTCCCTGGTCCAAACTGGCTCATCTGGTTTATCGGACCGTGGCCCTGGCCTATGCCAGGCAGATCGGGCGAAAAGGTTTGAATGAATAGAGACTGTAAGATCAGTTCAGCTTTAAAAGGCCCCGTTAGTGCGGGGCCTTTTTTTGTGAATTTTTTCCCTCTGGTCAGCTTCCAATAATCTTTCTGCAAAAGCCGCTTGCTGATATTTGATTGCGCTTCTGGTAAGGATAAAATAATTTCTAGGCAATAAACTAATCCTGCACTAAGCCAGACTTATGAACTTTACTTTTCTATGCAATACTCCCCCAGCCAAGAATAATCGGAAGGTGGCTGTCATCGGGGCAGGCCCTTCCGGCCTGGCTGCCACAGGTTACCTGGCCTGCATGGGTTATCAGGTTGAAGTCTACGACAAGCTTCCCAGGGCAGGCGGGCTAATGGTCTTTGGTATTCCAGCCCACCGGATTTCAAGGGAAAAAATCGAGCAGGCTGTGGATGATCTGAAAAAAAGGTCCAAAGTCAAGTTTCACCTGCGAACCAAGATCTGCGGGTCAGAACCCATGCATAATGAAGCTGGGGATGATTTTGTTCTGAATTACAAAAGCCTTGGCGGCCGGATGGAAGATAATGATGCTGTTTTGATCTGTACTGGAACCTGGAAGTCCAGGAGGCTGAATATTCCGGGAAGCAACTTGCAGGGAGTGTATTCCGGACTGGAGTTTCTCTTTCCTGTTAGGGCGGCCAGGTATGATATGGCCAGAATGAAGGTCCCGACCATAAAGGGCAGAAAGGTGGCTGTCATTGGGGCTGGCTTTACTGCTGTGGATGTGGTGCATGCTGCTCTGGCAGAAGGCGCTGATGAGGTCAGTCTGATCTATCGCAGGACCAGAAACGAGGCTCCCTGTGGACTGCATGAAATGAATATCCTGGAAAAGACCGGGGCCAGATGTCTGGAACTGGTGTCCCCCCTCAGGATTCTGGGAAAAGACCGGGTGGAGGAAATCCAGCTGGCCCGGTGCAGACTGGCTGAACCTGATGAATCAGGCAGATGCCGGTCACTGGTCTGCGACGGTGAAACTCTGAAATTGAAGGTCGACCTGGTGGTGGCGGCCATAGGGGAAACAGCCATGCCGCCCTTTGCTCATGATCTGGGCCTGGAAAATGTCCGTAAAGGTCAGGTTCGCTGGCTGCAGATGACAGCCATGGAATCGGTTTTTGTTGCCGGGGATGTATTGACCGGACCAAGCAGAATAGGAAGTGCAGTATACAGCGGGCTTAAAGCTGCAAAGTCCCTTGATCAATGGATCAGTCTCAAGGAGCAGGGCCGTCTTCAGGAGTACAGGGAAGAATTCATCAGGCAGGAAGATCTCAGGCTATGAAAATTCTTTATCTTGATTACAGCAAGTGCATAGGCTGCGGTACATGCGAGGCAGTATGCAGGTTTGTCCACCATTCGCCCAGGATCATCATGACCAGGACAGGATATGGACAGCACGTTCCCTTGTACTGCCAGCACTGTGAAAACCCGAAATGCATGCGGGTCTGCAGGGAAAAAGCCATATACAAGGATAAATCAGGCATGGTTGGATTGATGGAAGAACGGTGCAGGTCCTGTAAAACCAAGAACTGCCTGATGGCCTGTCCTTATGTGGCCATGATGTGCACAGGCAGGGCCAACCCGGTTACCAAGTGCGACCTGTGCTCTGCACGGGGTGATTTGGGGCCGGCCTGCGTTGCCATGTGTCCATGCGATGCCCTGATCTTCATTAACAGAGACAAGTTGAAAACCATAGAAAGTCCTGCGGCCAGAGAAGCCTTTCAGCGAGTCCGGCAGTACATAATCTGTCCGGACTGCGTCCACCCCTCAGTTTCCTGAGATCAACCTGACAATCAAGTCAGGTCTGGTCCATAATTTGCTTTCTTGAATCAAGGGAATTTTTTTCACTTTGATCTCAAGAGGCAGTAAAAATGAATAATATTCAGGATCAGGCTCCCTTTGCCATTTCCAGCAGCCCGGTAAAAAATGATGTGCCGACCCATGGTTCATGGTCAGTGCCCTGGTCGGACCTGATGATGGTCATGTTTATCCTTTTTCTGGTTTTGTTCATATTTCACGCCAGGGAATCCCGGACCATGGTGCCAAAGGTTTTTCTGGCTCCCTGGGAAGGCACCATGCGTCAGGGCCAAATGGACCTGAACCTGGACCCTGTCTACTCCCTGGCCCATGAAAGGCTGGGCTCGGACAAGGGCAGTATCGGCCTCGAGCATTCCAGGGATGGAGATTTGATCATATCTTTATTCGGGGAAACATTTTTCAATCCTGGAAGAACAGAGATCAATCCTCAAGCCAGGATTTACATGGAAAAAATTTCTGAAATTCTGAGTCTGGCCCAGGGCGGGATCGTTATAGCCGGTTTTGCCGATGCCGGCGGATTAGAGAACAGTTCGTGGGCAATATCTTCCATGAGGGCTGCCAGGATTGGTCAGGTCCTGCAGGATATGGGTACAATCAGGCCGGAGAGAATGGTTATTCAGGCCCATGGAAGCAATAAACCACTGGTCCCGGGAGACTCGTATGTTGCAGCAGAACGCAACAGACGGGTGGAAATCAGGATTCTTAACAATTGAGCAGAGAACAGGGGACAACAATATGATCAATAAAACCATTACAGCAGGCTTGATCTGCTTTATGCTTTTTGTTTCGGCTTTTTTCCTGTCTGGTCAGTCAGGGATCTATTTCAATGCCACAGCATTTCTTGTGGTGGTGTCCGGGACCTTGGGAGCCGCCCTGATGAGTTATGGGCCATTGGCTATGAAAAGAGCGGTTTTGTTTGCATCCAGTTCGTACAGAGAAGAGCCGGGCCGGCAGAAAAGGCTGGTGGATACATTGATGAGCCTTGGGCACCTCCACCGCCGGCACGGAGTGGTCAGTCCGGCCAGTGTGCAGGAGATTTTCCCGGCAGCATCCAGGGGCCTGGAGATGATCAAGGACGGCTACAATGAAAAGGAAATCAGAGAGATCATGGCATCTGAAGCCAGGGCCAATTTTCAGGCCAGGCAGGATCTGGAAAGGGTATTCAGGAGCATGGCTGTGTACTCGCCGTCCTTTGGAGTGGCCGGCAGCGTTATTGGACTGGTCGGGCTGCTGATGGGCATGGACGAGACCAGCCTGATTCTCAAGAGTATTCCCATTACTCTGGTGTCCACACTTTACGGAATTGTTCTGGCTAATTTCCTTTTTTTGCCGGTGGCTGAGAAGATCAGGCAGGAAGCAGAGAAAGAGACCAGGGAAAGAGAGATGATCCTCTGCGCCATGGTGGGGATGACCAGAGGGGCCGATTTTCTCAGGCTGCAGAGAATGCTTAATGCCATGGTCAGTGACCCTGATTCCAGGGTCGAGGATCTGGGAGCGTTCAGAAGGATAAGCTCAATACTCAAAGGACAGGCTGCCTGACCAGGGAGAAATTTTCCCTTGACCGAGGCTGGGTGGTCAATTATGTAATTTTGTTCCAGTGTAATTGTGATCCATTATTAAACCTGTGCGCCTGTAGCTCAGATGGATAGAGCAGGAGCCTTCTAAGCTCTTGGCCGGGGGTTCGAATCCTCCCAGGCGCGCCACCACTTCAGACTCACTCCAGCAGCACACCAAATTACCCGCATGACTTATCATCTACTCATTGAGGCCGCTGACCGCATGGGCCTTGTTCATGCCATAAGCGGAGTTCTGTATGATTTTGGGCTCAATATCGAGCAGAATAACGAGTATGTGGACAAAGAGCATAAGCGTTTTTTCATGCGAACAGAATTTTCCGGGTCCATTGACCAGGATCTGGTTGTCAGAACGCTGAAGGACCGCCTGCCGGACATCAAAGTAAGCCTTTTCCCCAAGAGCCGGAAAAAAGTCGTACTCATGGTGACCAAAGAGGCTCACTGCCTCGGAGATCTTCTGATCCGGGCCAGATACCATGAACTGGATATGGATATTCAGGCAGTGGTCAGCAACAGGGACTGCCTGGGGGACCTTGTGGAAAGCTTTGGGATTTCTTTTCACCATGTTCCCCACCAGGGGCTGGACCGGACAGAGCATGAACAAAGGGTTAGGGAAGCTGTCAAAGTGTATGATCCAGAGTATCTGGTCCTGGCTAAATACATGCGGATCCTCAGTCCGGCTTTTGTGAGCAGGTTTCCCAACCGGATAATCAATATCCATCATTCCTTTCTTCCGGCCTTTATTGGAGCTTCTCCATACAAACAGGCCTATGACCGGGGGGTAAAAATTATCGGAGCAACGGCCCATTTTGTTAATGATGAGCTTGATGACGGCCCCATCATCACTCAGGGAGTTATTCCGGTAAATCACACCTACAGCGCCCAGGACATGGCCGGAGCAGGCCGGGACGTGGAAAAACAAGTCCTGGCCAGGGCACTCAAGCTGGTTTTTGATGACCGGGTCTTTATTTTTGGAAAAAAAACAATAATATTTGAGTAAACTCCTTCCTGAAACCCTATTGA
This genomic window from Desulfonatronovibrio hydrogenovorans DSM 9292 contains:
- a CDS encoding OmpA/MotB family protein, whose translation is MNNIQDQAPFAISSSPVKNDVPTHGSWSVPWSDLMMVMFILFLVLFIFHARESRTMVPKVFLAPWEGTMRQGQMDLNLDPVYSLAHERLGSDKGSIGLEHSRDGDLIISLFGETFFNPGRTEINPQARIYMEKISEILSLAQGGIVIAGFADAGGLENSSWAISSMRAARIGQVLQDMGTIRPERMVIQAHGSNKPLVPGDSYVAAERNRRVEIRILNN
- a CDS encoding motility protein A; translated protein: MINKTITAGLICFMLFVSAFFLSGQSGIYFNATAFLVVVSGTLGAALMSYGPLAMKRAVLFASSSYREEPGRQKRLVDTLMSLGHLHRRHGVVSPASVQEIFPAASRGLEMIKDGYNEKEIREIMASEARANFQARQDLERVFRSMAVYSPSFGVAGSVIGLVGLLMGMDETSLILKSIPITLVSTLYGIVLANFLFLPVAEKIRQEAEKETREREMILCAMVGMTRGADFLRLQRMLNAMVSDPDSRVEDLGAFRRISSILKGQAA
- the qmoC gene encoding quinone-interacting membrane-bound oxidoreductase complex subunit QmoC — protein: MATRIEPNVQFIREMQAAGGESLKKCYQCATCSVICPLSPEEAPFPRKEMVWAQWGLKDKLVNDIDIWLCHNCGECSDNCPRGAKPGDLLAALRNMAYKSLAKPAVIGEWMSSAKYLPILFGIPAALFLIVWAITTGLTIPDGEIIFAKVYPTLQTIDPIFILTVLFVVFTFATSIGRMFSSFKAAGLTPKEDAPGFLASLIAVIKDEIINHRKFKDCESNKDRYPGHLLVFYGFVALAAVTGIIAFFYWTNKLMGFGMTTPLAMWNPVKILANVGGIALIIGLVLITRNRLNADPKKTTNSYYDWYLIGVIWFVVVTGFLSQIFRLADAAAPAYMVYYLHLVSVFMLFAYLPWSKLAHLVYRTVALAYARQIGRKGLNE
- the purU gene encoding formyltetrahydrofolate deformylase; protein product: MTYHLLIEAADRMGLVHAISGVLYDFGLNIEQNNEYVDKEHKRFFMRTEFSGSIDQDLVVRTLKDRLPDIKVSLFPKSRKKVVLMVTKEAHCLGDLLIRARYHELDMDIQAVVSNRDCLGDLVESFGISFHHVPHQGLDRTEHEQRVREAVKVYDPEYLVLAKYMRILSPAFVSRFPNRIINIHHSFLPAFIGASPYKQAYDRGVKIIGATAHFVNDELDDGPIITQGVIPVNHTYSAQDMAGAGRDVEKQVLARALKLVFDDRVFIFGKKTIIFE
- a CDS encoding FAD-dependent oxidoreductase; this encodes MNFTFLCNTPPAKNNRKVAVIGAGPSGLAATGYLACMGYQVEVYDKLPRAGGLMVFGIPAHRISREKIEQAVDDLKKRSKVKFHLRTKICGSEPMHNEAGDDFVLNYKSLGGRMEDNDAVLICTGTWKSRRLNIPGSNLQGVYSGLEFLFPVRAARYDMARMKVPTIKGRKVAVIGAGFTAVDVVHAALAEGADEVSLIYRRTRNEAPCGLHEMNILEKTGARCLELVSPLRILGKDRVEEIQLARCRLAEPDESGRCRSLVCDGETLKLKVDLVVAAIGETAMPPFAHDLGLENVRKGQVRWLQMTAMESVFVAGDVLTGPSRIGSAVYSGLKAAKSLDQWISLKEQGRLQEYREEFIRQEDLRL
- a CDS encoding 4Fe-4S dicluster domain-containing protein, which codes for MKILYLDYSKCIGCGTCEAVCRFVHHSPRIIMTRTGYGQHVPLYCQHCENPKCMRVCREKAIYKDKSGMVGLMEERCRSCKTKNCLMACPYVAMMCTGRANPVTKCDLCSARGDLGPACVAMCPCDALIFINRDKLKTIESPAAREAFQRVRQYIICPDCVHPSVS